From Desulfomonilaceae bacterium, the proteins below share one genomic window:
- the nuoD gene encoding NADH dehydrogenase (quinone) subunit D has translation MAQELSHRADIRSEIMEINLGPHHPSTHGVFRAIVELDGEIVQNVVPYLGYLHRGYEKTCESKKYHQIIPLTERCDYMGASSNSLAFCLTLEKTLGVEIPQRAQVIRVMMAELSRIFSHLFWLGTHGHDVGAMTPLFYMLREREEIMNLFELTAGGRLMPNYIRIGGLAKDLEEGFVERLQAFTNHFDARVDEYETLLTKNAIYMDRTQGIGFLPLDKVIALGASGPMIRASGKAWDIRKSEPYCGYDQYDFDIPVQYGCDVYSRYLVRVEEMRQSNRILKQTIKMLPEGPIRAAAPGKIFPPQEDIYTKMEAVIHHFMLIVEGLRLPVGDCYQCIESPRGELGCYIVSDGGPNPYRLKWRAPAFVNLQTLSEMSRGCFFADLIAILSSVDIVLAEVDR, from the coding sequence ATGGCGCAAGAGTTGAGCCACCGGGCCGATATCAGAAGCGAGATCATGGAGATAAATCTGGGGCCCCATCACCCCAGTACCCACGGAGTCTTTCGCGCAATAGTTGAACTCGATGGAGAGATAGTCCAAAACGTGGTTCCATACCTAGGATATCTTCATCGTGGGTATGAAAAGACCTGTGAAAGCAAAAAATACCATCAGATAATTCCACTCACAGAACGATGTGATTACATGGGCGCGTCGAGTAATTCTCTGGCCTTCTGTCTCACGTTGGAAAAAACGCTTGGTGTGGAAATACCCCAAAGAGCCCAGGTCATCCGTGTTATGATGGCTGAACTCTCGAGGATATTTAGTCATCTTTTCTGGCTGGGAACCCACGGTCACGATGTGGGAGCCATGACACCTCTGTTTTATATGCTTCGCGAACGCGAAGAGATCATGAATCTGTTCGAACTCACGGCCGGTGGCAGGCTGATGCCGAACTATATCCGGATCGGCGGATTGGCCAAAGACCTCGAAGAAGGCTTTGTAGAAAGGCTTCAGGCTTTTACAAACCATTTTGACGCCCGGGTGGACGAGTACGAGACCTTACTCACCAAGAACGCGATTTATATGGATAGGACCCAGGGCATTGGCTTTCTGCCTCTCGACAAGGTGATTGCCTTGGGGGCCAGTGGCCCTATGATCAGGGCTTCAGGAAAGGCATGGGACATCAGAAAGTCCGAGCCGTACTGTGGATACGATCAATATGATTTTGACATACCGGTACAATATGGTTGTGATGTTTATTCAAGATACCTTGTCAGAGTTGAAGAGATGCGTCAGAGCAACAGGATTCTGAAGCAGACTATCAAGATGTTACCTGAAGGTCCTATCCGAGCCGCAGCCCCTGGGAAAATTTTTCCTCCTCAGGAAGACATTTACACGAAAATGGAAGCCGTTATTCATCATTTCATGCTGATTGTTGAAGGGCTCAGACTTCCCGTAGGAGATTGTTATCAGTGTATAGAGTCTCCACGAGGAGAATTGGGATGTTACATAGTGAGTGATGGTGGGCCGAACCCGTATAGACTAAAGTGGAGAGCGCCGGCCTTCGTGAATCTGCAAACTCTCTCTGAGATGAGCAGAGGATGTTTCTTTGCCGATCTTATCGCAATATTGTCTAGTGTAGATATAGTCTTGGCCGAAGTTGACAGATAG
- a CDS encoding DRTGG domain-containing protein: protein MAQMTLADLVESLDLTVSAGAQDLAREVAGGYASDLLSDVIANSKEGDVWMTLQLHQNIIAVAFLNNLAGIIIVNGRQPEEATIKKAEEQGVVVMCSSLPTYEVAGRLYKLGVRRET, encoded by the coding sequence ATGGCTCAAATGACGTTAGCGGATCTTGTAGAATCGTTGGATCTTACGGTCAGCGCAGGCGCTCAAGACCTCGCGAGAGAAGTTGCCGGGGGCTACGCTAGTGACCTTTTGAGTGATGTTATCGCAAACTCAAAAGAGGGTGACGTGTGGATGACACTTCAACTGCACCAGAACATTATCGCCGTGGCGTTTCTTAACAATTTGGCCGGAATAATAATTGTGAACGGACGTCAGCCTGAAGAGGCCACCATCAAGAAGGCTGAGGAGCAGGGTGTGGTTGTAATGTGTAGCTCTCTGCCGACCTACGAAGTGGCTGGTCGATTATATAAACTCGGAGTCAGAAGAGAAACCTGA
- a CDS encoding PHP domain-containing protein, translated as MCSLKILRLDLHIHSTLSPCTELGDMTPRAIVRASIEKGLDMIAICDHNSSRNAGAAIKAAQGSPLSVIPGIEITSSEETHILGLFPTLKKATAAQEEVYSRLPGTNDEKAIGYQVVVDEYDMVEDLEQALLIGATTLNIYRVVKLIHTLGGLAVASHVDRPGFGIFSQLGFIPDNLELDALEISKHIDVDDARKKYHQLVDYTLVTSSDAHYVSDIGAAYTEAEMAEASFAELSLAIRGNEGRRIIKPYRLA; from the coding sequence ATGTGTTCACTGAAGATTCTAAGGCTTGATTTGCACATCCATTCGACTCTGTCCCCTTGTACTGAACTCGGAGATATGACGCCAAGAGCGATTGTAAGAGCATCGATAGAAAAGGGCCTTGATATGATAGCCATTTGTGATCACAACTCGTCGAGAAACGCCGGAGCGGCTATAAAGGCTGCTCAAGGATCTCCATTGAGTGTGATACCGGGCATTGAAATCACTTCCAGTGAAGAGACGCACATATTGGGACTGTTTCCGACTTTGAAGAAGGCTACGGCTGCTCAAGAAGAAGTGTACTCTCGTCTGCCGGGGACGAATGATGAAAAGGCTATAGGTTATCAGGTAGTAGTGGATGAATATGATATGGTTGAGGACCTGGAACAGGCGCTGTTGATTGGAGCCACTACGCTGAACATCTATCGGGTAGTCAAGTTGATACACACTCTAGGCGGATTGGCGGTTGCATCGCACGTAGACAGACCTGGTTTCGGAATATTTAGCCAACTCGGCTTTATCCCTGATAATCTGGAATTAGACGCGCTGGAGATTTCAAAACACATAGACGTTGATGATGCCAGAAAAAAGTATCATCAGCTTGTCGATTATACCTTGGTGACATCCTCCGACGCCCATTATGTTTCTGACATTGGCGCCGCCTATACGGAGGCCGAGATGGCAGAGGCTTCCTTTGCAGAGCTAAGTTTGGCCATCAGGGGCAACGAGGGGCGACGAATCATTAAGCCTTACAGGCTTGCGTGA
- a CDS encoding ATP-binding protein: MEDLSLHILDVAENGISAGASLIKILIEEKIDADLLTIVIEDNGKGMSSEFLDRVLDPFVTTRTTRKVGLGLSLFQQSAQEAEGDLSVESTLGLGTRVCVNMKRSHIDRKPLGDMVSTMLTLVEGNPETDFVYCHKKNFREYVLDTREIRVELGRIPMNHPMVVSLIKENIAEGLRELD; this comes from the coding sequence ATGGAGGATTTGTCTCTTCACATCCTAGATGTGGCTGAGAATGGAATTTCGGCTGGGGCTTCCCTCATAAAGATTTTGATTGAAGAGAAAATTGACGCTGACTTGTTGACCATAGTCATAGAGGATAACGGGAAGGGAATGAGTTCAGAATTTTTGGATAGAGTCTTGGACCCATTTGTCACCACACGAACAACTCGAAAAGTGGGACTTGGTCTTTCCCTTTTTCAGCAATCGGCTCAGGAAGCGGAAGGTGACCTTTCTGTGGAATCAACCCTTGGATTGGGAACAAGGGTATGTGTGAATATGAAGCGCAGCCACATCGACAGGAAACCTTTAGGGGACATGGTTTCCACGATGCTGACTCTTGTAGAGGGTAATCCTGAGACCGATTTCGTCTATTGTCACAAGAAAAACTTTAGGGAATATGTTTTGGATACGAGAGAGATTCGGGTGGAGTTGGGTCGGATTCCCATGAACCATCCAATGGTAGTGTCATTGATTAAAGAAAACATCGCCGAGGGGCTCAGAGAATTAGACTGA
- the nuoE gene encoding NADH-quinone oxidoreductase subunit NuoE: MQERDSLLKKKIQDSAEIIPPDKLALLDSVIEKYQGSMSYLIPALKEAQEMFGYLPMEVQRTLSKGLNIPASHIYGVVTFYSFFTITPRGRHTIRLCLGTACYVKGSKEILEIITREIGINVGETTKDGRFSLEAVRCLGACGLAPVMMIGEDTHGNIIPSATLGILEGYQ, translated from the coding sequence GTGCAAGAAAGAGACTCTCTACTAAAGAAAAAAATTCAAGACAGCGCGGAGATCATCCCGCCGGACAAACTCGCGCTTTTGGATTCGGTGATAGAGAAATATCAGGGATCTATGAGTTACCTGATTCCGGCGCTTAAAGAAGCTCAGGAAATGTTTGGTTACCTTCCTATGGAAGTTCAGCGCACCCTGTCCAAGGGATTGAATATTCCGGCTTCTCACATTTATGGTGTCGTAACTTTCTATTCATTTTTCACCATAACCCCTCGTGGGCGCCACACTATCAGGCTTTGTTTGGGAACAGCCTGTTATGTTAAAGGATCTAAAGAGATTCTGGAAATTATAACAAGAGAAATTGGAATCAACGTGGGTGAGACCACGAAAGACGGCAGATTTTCTTTGGAAGCGGTGCGATGTCTGGGAGCGTGTGGTCTGGCGCCTGTGATGATGATTGGCGAGGATACCCATGGCAATATAATTCCGTCCGCTACTTTGGGTATCCTGGAAGGTTACCAATAA
- a CDS encoding (2Fe-2S) ferredoxin domain-containing protein, producing MPKISIEDLKKIKKEQTGKMVLRGGQYRAKVTVHMGTCGIAAGAREVMNVFRELIAAKEIQDVILTNSGCAGLCAKEPMITVEVVNSAPVKYVQVDREKARKIFEEHVLGGKVVEDFALAIGSETMAV from the coding sequence GTGCCCAAGATTTCGATAGAGGATCTCAAAAAAATTAAGAAAGAACAAACAGGAAAAATGGTTCTTCGGGGAGGCCAGTATCGAGCAAAGGTGACCGTCCACATGGGCACGTGCGGGATTGCCGCCGGCGCTCGTGAAGTGATGAATGTTTTTCGTGAACTCATCGCCGCCAAAGAAATTCAAGACGTCATCCTTACAAACTCGGGTTGCGCCGGGCTGTGCGCCAAAGAGCCAATGATAACGGTCGAGGTTGTCAATTCTGCCCCGGTAAAATACGTTCAAGTAGACAGAGAAAAGGCGAGGAAGATTTTCGAAGAGCACGTTCTGGGCGGAAAGGTCGTTGAAGATTTCGCTCTTGCCATAGGCAGCGAGACCATGGCGGTTTAG
- a CDS encoding NADH-quinone oxidoreductase subunit NuoF has protein sequence MCASPYFRLQIMMCAGTGCIASGSLDVKQALERELVKRNLQNEVQIIMTGCNGFCAMGPLVVIYPDGIFYNQVRPEHAPLIVEEHILKGRIVEKLLFKDEVAKGKVPLMKDIGFFGLQRLIVLRNRGLIDAENIDEYIARDGYAALAKALTEMTPEQVIEEVKKSGLRGRGGGGFPTGLKWEECRRYDNFPKFTICNGDEGDPGAFMDRSVMEGDPHSVLEGMAISGYAIGAEKGYIYVRAEYPLAIQRLQKAIEDARSYGLLGENILDKGFNFDIAIAPGAGAFVCGESTALMYSIEGKRGMPRIKPPRSAEAGLWNQPTNLNNVETFANLNPLILNGADWFASIGTEKSKGTKVFALTGAVINVGLVEVPMGTSLKTLIFDIGGGIPKKKKFKAAQIGGPSGGCVPLGMEDVEIDYESLQGVGAMMGSGGVVVMDEGTCMVDTARFFTNFSVDESCGKCVPCREGLKVMFDKLTDIVEGRGQEGDVEFLIELGHHINNTSHCGLGKSAANPVLSTIRYFRHEYDAHIRDKHCPALVCPDLIDFEVIEEKCKMCGMCFKNCPSNAIVWEKKKVAWIDRSKCTKCRTCIMNCKFGAIH, from the coding sequence ATGTGTGCGAGCCCTTACTTTAGACTGCAGATAATGATGTGCGCCGGCACCGGCTGTATAGCGAGCGGTTCCCTAGACGTCAAGCAAGCTCTGGAACGTGAACTGGTAAAGCGCAATCTCCAGAACGAAGTTCAGATAATCATGACCGGGTGTAACGGCTTTTGCGCTATGGGGCCCCTGGTAGTCATTTATCCCGACGGCATTTTTTACAACCAGGTTAGACCAGAGCATGCTCCGCTGATCGTTGAAGAGCACATCTTGAAAGGGCGTATTGTTGAGAAGCTTCTGTTCAAAGATGAGGTAGCCAAGGGTAAAGTTCCCCTAATGAAGGACATAGGTTTCTTTGGACTTCAGAGACTGATCGTCCTTCGCAACCGTGGTCTGATAGACGCTGAAAATATAGATGAGTACATTGCTCGAGATGGGTATGCAGCTCTGGCCAAAGCTCTCACCGAAATGACACCGGAACAGGTAATTGAAGAGGTCAAGAAATCGGGTCTACGTGGGAGAGGTGGCGGTGGATTCCCTACAGGACTCAAATGGGAAGAATGCCGAAGATATGACAACTTTCCCAAGTTTACCATTTGCAACGGTGACGAGGGTGACCCCGGAGCTTTCATGGACCGGTCCGTGATGGAAGGAGATCCTCATTCCGTTTTGGAAGGAATGGCGATCTCAGGTTATGCCATAGGAGCGGAAAAAGGTTACATATATGTGAGGGCGGAATATCCTCTAGCGATTCAGAGACTGCAAAAAGCGATCGAGGACGCTCGCTCATATGGTCTCCTGGGCGAAAACATCCTTGATAAAGGTTTCAACTTTGACATCGCTATTGCCCCCGGCGCCGGCGCTTTTGTTTGTGGTGAGTCCACTGCTCTCATGTATTCTATTGAGGGCAAGAGAGGTATGCCACGCATTAAACCCCCTCGAAGCGCCGAAGCTGGCTTATGGAACCAGCCTACGAATTTGAACAATGTTGAAACATTTGCGAACCTTAATCCGCTCATTCTCAACGGAGCGGACTGGTTCGCTTCCATAGGCACGGAAAAGAGCAAGGGCACCAAGGTGTTTGCCCTAACCGGAGCGGTTATCAATGTCGGTTTGGTTGAGGTTCCTATGGGGACTTCACTCAAAACCCTTATTTTTGACATCGGTGGAGGGATTCCCAAGAAGAAGAAATTCAAGGCTGCCCAGATCGGTGGACCTTCCGGCGGTTGTGTGCCTTTGGGTATGGAAGACGTTGAGATAGACTATGAGTCTTTGCAAGGTGTCGGCGCTATGATGGGATCGGGTGGCGTAGTCGTCATGGATGAAGGCACATGCATGGTTGACACTGCGAGATTTTTTACGAACTTCTCTGTTGATGAGTCGTGTGGGAAATGCGTGCCCTGCCGCGAAGGCTTGAAAGTCATGTTTGACAAACTGACCGACATTGTAGAAGGTCGAGGTCAGGAAGGGGATGTGGAATTTTTAATTGAGCTTGGCCACCATATCAACAATACATCCCACTGCGGTCTTGGGAAAAGCGCTGCTAACCCTGTGCTTTCTACCATACGTTATTTCAGGCATGAGTACGATGCCCATATCAGGGACAAACACTGCCCCGCTCTGGTATGTCCGGATCTGATCGATTTTGAGGTAATTGAAGAAAAGTGCAAGATGTGCGGAATGTGTTTCAAGAATTGTCCCTCCAACGCGATAGTGTGGGAAAAGAAGAAAGTCGCCTGGATAGATCGATCAAAATGCACAAAGTGCAGGACCTGTATTATGAACTGTAAGTTTGGGGCGATTCATTAA
- a CDS encoding molybdopterin-dependent oxidoreductase, giving the protein MVTLTIDGVKVTVKKGSSILEAAQQAGVRIPTLCHDKRLIPYGSCRMCIVEVTSRGKTRTMPSCFNPARDGMEIATNTPRLRESRRLQLMLLLRSHPLLCPSCDAGGDCDLQNLVFEYEAPELSFGRQSRYFHVDNDSHFIRFNMNLCIRCGMCVRICDEVQGQAEISFIRRGIETEVSTDFERTLDCEFCGQCVSVCPVGAISSKWLVGTGRRFEQKKTDTICAFCSLGCSLTLGEKEGKTVYVYGPEDGPNEGSLCVKGRYGWPFAFSEQRLAQPLIRKNGILVESTWDEALQTVADKFGSIKKSPGSESLAALGSQRLTNEEAYVFNRFVRTVMGVNNLDHAAGLGYRSLTEGLAPVLGYAASTNPIREIRGAKTILLLGADLTETHPIAKNEVILASGRNRAKVIVVDQIRTKLTDLGGLFLNVPPGAEEQIVNSMIKFIIDEGMFDRAALDIKAEGLESLADSLKDYTPEAVAKALGIDSDLIKSAATFFAKAETAVVILTEGLNRLRDSVNLGKAAANLALITGHVGKESCGIFVFGEKANAQGVLDMGLTPGSLPGFQPLGDDVVKSKFEDLWKAEISSKEGLNAQEILAAASNGSIKGLYVVGENPVDTYPNRKQVEESLGKLDFLVVQDMFMTSTAKMAHVVLPVSAPYEKSGTFTSAERRIQKLNPSSKPALGKTDLEIFMTLASKMGKPELSYNGYAEVMSEIARSVPLYAGVSYEKIGRQGLTWPCVDTDDSGSGTLYEGGFPNGKAKLSNATPFQTITRSGESFRLIPCVSKFHSGSFSEWSPSLMEVRPGGFVEMNSSDMASLSLAEGDLIKITGTGGQAFNAKVKESRRAVSGTVLVPYHFSNMKSNSLTDWGSTEILIQVEKA; this is encoded by the coding sequence ATGGTTACTCTGACCATCGATGGCGTTAAGGTTACAGTGAAGAAGGGAAGCTCGATTCTGGAAGCTGCCCAACAAGCCGGTGTTAGGATCCCAACCCTTTGTCATGACAAAAGGCTTATTCCTTATGGCTCTTGTCGTATGTGCATAGTTGAGGTCACAAGTAGAGGGAAGACCCGAACCATGCCCTCCTGTTTCAATCCGGCTCGGGACGGAATGGAGATTGCGACGAACACGCCAAGGCTGCGTGAGAGCCGCAGACTTCAATTAATGCTTCTGTTGAGATCACATCCATTGTTGTGTCCAAGTTGTGACGCCGGTGGAGACTGCGACCTGCAAAACCTGGTGTTCGAGTATGAGGCGCCAGAACTTTCTTTCGGGCGGCAGTCAAGATATTTCCATGTGGACAATGATTCGCATTTCATCCGCTTCAATATGAATCTTTGCATCCGATGTGGGATGTGCGTTCGCATTTGTGATGAGGTTCAGGGGCAAGCTGAAATCAGTTTCATAAGGCGAGGCATAGAAACAGAAGTATCTACGGATTTTGAAAGGACCCTGGATTGCGAATTCTGCGGTCAATGCGTGTCCGTGTGTCCGGTAGGAGCTATATCGTCCAAGTGGCTAGTGGGAACAGGACGTAGATTTGAGCAGAAGAAAACTGACACTATCTGCGCTTTTTGTAGTCTTGGCTGTTCTTTAACGCTGGGCGAAAAGGAAGGCAAGACGGTTTATGTTTACGGTCCTGAAGATGGACCGAACGAAGGCAGCCTTTGCGTCAAGGGTCGTTATGGGTGGCCTTTCGCGTTTTCAGAGCAGCGTCTGGCGCAACCATTGATTCGGAAAAACGGGATTTTGGTGGAATCAACATGGGATGAAGCCCTGCAAACTGTTGCAGATAAATTTGGCTCAATAAAAAAGAGTCCAGGATCTGAAAGCCTTGCCGCCCTTGGATCACAAAGGCTGACCAATGAAGAAGCGTACGTATTTAACAGATTCGTTAGAACTGTTATGGGCGTAAACAACCTTGACCACGCGGCTGGGCTCGGTTATCGGTCACTTACCGAGGGACTTGCCCCCGTGCTGGGTTATGCTGCCTCAACTAACCCTATACGTGAAATCAGGGGCGCTAAGACGATATTGTTGCTTGGCGCTGATCTGACGGAAACGCATCCTATCGCAAAGAATGAAGTCATACTTGCTAGCGGTAGGAACAGAGCCAAGGTCATAGTTGTAGACCAGATCAGAACCAAGCTTACCGATCTTGGCGGTCTGTTCCTCAATGTTCCTCCAGGCGCGGAAGAGCAGATCGTAAACTCCATGATCAAATTTATAATTGACGAGGGAATGTTTGATCGGGCCGCTCTGGATATTAAGGCCGAAGGACTTGAGTCCCTAGCCGATTCGTTGAAAGATTACACACCGGAGGCAGTAGCCAAAGCCCTCGGGATAGACTCAGATTTGATTAAAAGCGCAGCGACTTTTTTTGCAAAAGCTGAAACTGCCGTAGTCATTTTGACAGAAGGGCTCAACCGCTTACGGGACAGCGTGAATTTGGGTAAGGCTGCCGCGAATCTTGCTCTTATTACGGGTCACGTCGGTAAGGAATCATGCGGGATATTTGTCTTCGGAGAAAAGGCGAACGCTCAGGGAGTTCTGGACATGGGGCTCACTCCAGGTAGCCTGCCAGGATTTCAACCGTTAGGGGATGACGTCGTTAAGTCAAAATTTGAAGATCTATGGAAAGCTGAAATCTCTTCAAAAGAAGGCTTGAACGCTCAGGAGATTTTAGCCGCGGCGTCAAACGGGTCGATAAAAGGTCTTTACGTTGTCGGTGAGAATCCTGTGGATACCTATCCCAACAGGAAACAAGTAGAGGAGTCTTTGGGGAAACTGGATTTTCTGGTGGTCCAGGACATGTTCATGACATCCACAGCGAAGATGGCTCACGTCGTCCTCCCCGTCTCAGCTCCATATGAGAAATCTGGGACATTTACCAGCGCTGAACGCAGAATTCAGAAACTTAATCCTAGTTCGAAACCGGCTCTTGGGAAGACAGATCTCGAAATTTTCATGACTCTAGCCTCGAAAATGGGTAAGCCTGAACTTTCTTACAACGGGTACGCTGAAGTGATGAGCGAGATTGCCAGGTCGGTGCCGTTATACGCCGGTGTGTCCTACGAAAAAATTGGCCGTCAGGGTTTGACGTGGCCCTGCGTGGATACTGATGATTCCGGTTCAGGGACCCTTTATGAAGGTGGCTTCCCTAATGGGAAGGCAAAGCTGTCGAACGCTACTCCATTCCAGACAATCACGAGATCTGGCGAGTCCTTCCGATTGATTCCATGTGTTTCAAAATTTCATTCCGGCTCTTTTTCAGAATGGAGTCCATCCCTAATGGAAGTTCGTCCGGGTGGTTTTGTGGAAATGAACAGCTCCGATATGGCTAGCTTGAGTTTAGCAGAAGGTGACTTGATAAAAATCACTGGAACTGGTGGGCAGGCATTCAACGCCAAAGTAAAAGAGTCTCGTCGAGCTGTTAGCGGGACCGTGCTTGTTCCTTATCACTTTTCCAATATGAAGTCGAATTCCTTAACTGACTGGGGATCCACTGAAATTCTGATTCAAGTGGAAAAGGCATAA